A window of the Lolium perenne isolate Kyuss_39 chromosome 7, Kyuss_2.0, whole genome shotgun sequence genome harbors these coding sequences:
- the LOC127314922 gene encoding uncharacterized protein isoform X2, producing the protein MGCYLSMGCLFLVMCVVHSMFQSSSGCFVDERVALMDIISWFVSAKSELPSSWGRGDDCCSWEGIKCDNSTRRILHLDLDYMNLNLTVFSSFRELELLDFSGNCACLQNINGLQGLSKLKYLNLNDNWSWRIPGSVSNFNGYNTSGALQDADFSNLRNLQELHLRSNQLSGSLPASIFALPCLEYVDLSENLFHGKIPINSSWKCSSLLQTIRLSENKLSGKFDFFWLSKCRKLEWIDLSRNSDLVVQVKRHGWVPKFQLKKLVLSWCNVDKSIITEPDFLRTQSHLQFLDLSNNNLPGSIPSWLFGNEATLVYLDLANNKLVGSLDLKWQHHSNLQKLNLSRNLVQGQLPANINLMFPDLMILDVSHNIISGTIPPSMCNIASLEFMDLSNNKFAGEVPSCLFTDCAQLYTLKLSNNSLNGKILDGASSLSGNLGEIFLDSNKFEGTLPRNLSGNNIQIMDLHDNKMSGELDTSLWILPSLQALSLASNGLTGGIHPGICTLTSLRMLDLSDNYFRGRIPNCSSTSALVFLSVSWNSLSGLPGTIFNSSYIAVLDLSHNQFTGNLEWTQNLSEISVLLLSRNKFEGQISSNLCHLQRLSIVDISHNILSGSIPPCIGGIPFEDLDAYGWPTAGTRSGENDFSYKRQYDLKGFTFTTKGNPYTYGSNFFMSMSGIDFSGNMLSGEIPQEIGNLGYVKSLNLSHNFFTGTIPATFANMSKIESLDLSENRLNGSIPWQLTRLSSLEVFSVAYNNLSGCLPDSGQFGSFDMDSYKGNDNLRSCTSSQGPVVQNGTVGNAADDSDPILYVVSAVSFVLAFWATVTFMFCHSFGQRVILNL; encoded by the exons ATGGGCTGCTACTTGTCAATGGGATGCTTGTTTCTGGTGATGTGTGTAGTACACTCGATGTTTCAGAGTTCTTCAGGCTGCTTTGTGGATGAGAGGGTGGCCCTCATGGATATTATCTCTTGGTTCGTGAGCGCAAAGTCCGAGCTTCCTAGTTCGTGGGGGCGTGGTGATGACTGCTGCTCGTGGGAAGGAATCAAGTGCGACAATAGCACACGGCGTATCTTGCATCTCGACCTTGATTATAT GAACCTGAACTTGACGGTCTTTTCTTCGTTTCGGGAGCTTGAGCTACTGGATTTCTCTGGAAATTGCGCTTGTTTACAAAATATCAATG GTCTTCAAGGATTGAGTAAACTCAAGTATCTCAACCTCAATGATAACTGGAGTTGGAGAATCCCAGGATCTGTCAGCAATTTCAATGGATATAACACGAGTGGGGCTCTTCAGGACGCAG ATTTCAGTAATCTCCGAAACCTGCAAGAATTGCATTTGAGATCCAATCAGTTGAGTGGTAGTCTCCCAGCGTCCATATTTGCACTTCCATGCCTTGAATATGTGGATCTTTCAGAGAACCTTTTTCATGGGAAAATACCTATAAATTCATCTTGGAAATGTTCCTCGTTACTTCAAACTATCAGGTTATCTGAAAACAAGCTAAGTGGTAAATTTGATTTCTTCTGGCTGAGTAAGTGCAGGAAGCTCGAATGGATAGATCTGTCCAGGAACAGTGATTTGGTTGTTCAAGTGAAACGGCATGGTTGGGTACCTAAATTTCAATTGAAAAAACTAGTGCTCTCTTGGTGTAACGTTGATAAGAGCATCATTACAGAGCCAGATTTCCTACGCACACAGAGTCATCTACAGTTTCTTGATTTGTCCAACAATAATCTGCCAGGAAGCATACCCAGTTGGCTGTTCGGTAATGAAGCGACACTAGTTTACCTGGATCTTGCAAATAACAAACTAGTTGGGTCATTAGATCTGAAATGGCAACACCATTCTAACCTTCAAAAGCTGAACCTATCTCGTAACTTAGTTCAAGGACAGCTGCCAGCCAACATCAATTTGATGTTTCCTGATCTGATGATTCTTGATGTTTCCCACAATATTATATCTGGAACAATACCACCATCGATGTGTAACATTGCCAGCCTAGAATTTATGGACCTATCAAATAACAAATTTGCTGGAGAAGTACCATCTTGCTTGTTCACTGATTGTGCACAACTATATACATTGAAGCTCTCAAACAATAGTCTTAATGGTAAGATTCTTGACGGGGCCAGTAGCTTGTCTGGTAACCTGGGCGAAATATTCCTAGACAGCAACAAATTTGAAGGGACTCTCCCTAGAAATCTGTCTGGTAATAATATCCAAATCATGGATTTACATGATAACAAGATGTCCGGAGAACTCGACACTTCATTATGGATTCTTCCTTCATTGCAAGCATTGAGCCTTGCTAGTAATGGTTTAACTGGTGGCATTCATCCAGGAATTTGCACATTGACAAGTCTTCGGATGTTAGATCTGTCAGACAACTACTTTAGAGGGCGTATTCCAAACTGCAGCAGTACATCAGCTCTCGTGTTTCTGAGTGTATCTTGGAATTCCTTGTCGGGCCTCCCGGGTACCATTTTCAACAGTTCCTACATTGCAGTTTTGGATCTCAGCCATAACCAATTCACAGGCAACCTTGAGTGGACACAAAATCTTTCTGAAATCAGTGTACTTTTATTAAGTAGGAATAAGTTTGAGGGGCAGATCTCTTCAAATCTGTGTCATCTCCAACGCTTGAGTATAGTTGACATCTCACACAACATACTTTCAGGCTCCATACCACCTTGTATCGGTGGCATTCCATTTGAAGACCTTGATGCGTACGGTTGGCCCACAGCCGGTACTAGGTCCGGAGAGAATGACTTCTCATATAAGAGGCAATATGACCTCAAAGGCTTCACCTTCACAACTAAAGGGAATCCATACACATACGGAAGCAACTTCTTCATGTCGATGTCTGGCATCGACTTCTCTGGAAACATGCTATCAGGTGAAATTCCACAGGAGATAGGAAATTTGGGCTATGTCAAGTCTCTCAATTTGTCGCACAACTTCTTTACTGGAACGATTCCTGCAACCTTCGCAAACATGAGCAAGATCGAAAGCTTAGACCTATCAGAAAACAGGCTGAATGGATCAATACCATGGCAGTTAACGCGGCTATCATCGTTAGAGGTGTTCTCTGTGGCATACAACAACCTATCGGGATGTCTACCAGACTCTGGTCAGTTTGGCTCATTTGATATGGACAGTTACAAAGGGAACGACAACCTTAGATCATGCACTTCCAGCCAAGGTCCCGTGGTACAGAATGGTACGGTAGGAAATGCGGCTGATGATTCTGACCCAATCCTGTACGTCGTCAGTGCCGTTTCATTCGTCTTGGCATTTTGGGCCACTGTCACATTCATGTTCTGCCATTCGTTTGGACAGCGTGTTATTCTCAACCTGTAA
- the LOC127314922 gene encoding uncharacterized protein isoform X1, which produces MGCYLSMGCLFLVMCVVHSMFQSSSGCFVDERVALMDIISWFVSAKSELPSSWGRGDDCCSWEGIKCDNSTRRILHLDLDYMYQPVRTYGSDGSVSIEVMDVPCCRNLNLTVFSSFRELELLDFSGNCACLQNINGLQGLSKLKYLNLNDNWSWRIPGSVSNFNGYNTSGALQDADFSNLRNLQELHLRSNQLSGSLPASIFALPCLEYVDLSENLFHGKIPINSSWKCSSLLQTIRLSENKLSGKFDFFWLSKCRKLEWIDLSRNSDLVVQVKRHGWVPKFQLKKLVLSWCNVDKSIITEPDFLRTQSHLQFLDLSNNNLPGSIPSWLFGNEATLVYLDLANNKLVGSLDLKWQHHSNLQKLNLSRNLVQGQLPANINLMFPDLMILDVSHNIISGTIPPSMCNIASLEFMDLSNNKFAGEVPSCLFTDCAQLYTLKLSNNSLNGKILDGASSLSGNLGEIFLDSNKFEGTLPRNLSGNNIQIMDLHDNKMSGELDTSLWILPSLQALSLASNGLTGGIHPGICTLTSLRMLDLSDNYFRGRIPNCSSTSALVFLSVSWNSLSGLPGTIFNSSYIAVLDLSHNQFTGNLEWTQNLSEISVLLLSRNKFEGQISSNLCHLQRLSIVDISHNILSGSIPPCIGGIPFEDLDAYGWPTAGTRSGENDFSYKRQYDLKGFTFTTKGNPYTYGSNFFMSMSGIDFSGNMLSGEIPQEIGNLGYVKSLNLSHNFFTGTIPATFANMSKIESLDLSENRLNGSIPWQLTRLSSLEVFSVAYNNLSGCLPDSGQFGSFDMDSYKGNDNLRSCTSSQGPVVQNGTVGNAADDSDPILYVVSAVSFVLAFWATVTFMFCHSFGQRVILNL; this is translated from the exons ATGGGCTGCTACTTGTCAATGGGATGCTTGTTTCTGGTGATGTGTGTAGTACACTCGATGTTTCAGAGTTCTTCAGGCTGCTTTGTGGATGAGAGGGTGGCCCTCATGGATATTATCTCTTGGTTCGTGAGCGCAAAGTCCGAGCTTCCTAGTTCGTGGGGGCGTGGTGATGACTGCTGCTCGTGGGAAGGAATCAAGTGCGACAATAGCACACGGCGTATCTTGCATCTCGACCTTGATTATATGTACCAGCCAGTCCGTACCTATGGAAGTGATGGTTCCGTATCAATCGAAGTTATGGATGTTCCATGCTGCAGGAACCTGAACTTGACGGTCTTTTCTTCGTTTCGGGAGCTTGAGCTACTGGATTTCTCTGGAAATTGCGCTTGTTTACAAAATATCAATG GTCTTCAAGGATTGAGTAAACTCAAGTATCTCAACCTCAATGATAACTGGAGTTGGAGAATCCCAGGATCTGTCAGCAATTTCAATGGATATAACACGAGTGGGGCTCTTCAGGACGCAG ATTTCAGTAATCTCCGAAACCTGCAAGAATTGCATTTGAGATCCAATCAGTTGAGTGGTAGTCTCCCAGCGTCCATATTTGCACTTCCATGCCTTGAATATGTGGATCTTTCAGAGAACCTTTTTCATGGGAAAATACCTATAAATTCATCTTGGAAATGTTCCTCGTTACTTCAAACTATCAGGTTATCTGAAAACAAGCTAAGTGGTAAATTTGATTTCTTCTGGCTGAGTAAGTGCAGGAAGCTCGAATGGATAGATCTGTCCAGGAACAGTGATTTGGTTGTTCAAGTGAAACGGCATGGTTGGGTACCTAAATTTCAATTGAAAAAACTAGTGCTCTCTTGGTGTAACGTTGATAAGAGCATCATTACAGAGCCAGATTTCCTACGCACACAGAGTCATCTACAGTTTCTTGATTTGTCCAACAATAATCTGCCAGGAAGCATACCCAGTTGGCTGTTCGGTAATGAAGCGACACTAGTTTACCTGGATCTTGCAAATAACAAACTAGTTGGGTCATTAGATCTGAAATGGCAACACCATTCTAACCTTCAAAAGCTGAACCTATCTCGTAACTTAGTTCAAGGACAGCTGCCAGCCAACATCAATTTGATGTTTCCTGATCTGATGATTCTTGATGTTTCCCACAATATTATATCTGGAACAATACCACCATCGATGTGTAACATTGCCAGCCTAGAATTTATGGACCTATCAAATAACAAATTTGCTGGAGAAGTACCATCTTGCTTGTTCACTGATTGTGCACAACTATATACATTGAAGCTCTCAAACAATAGTCTTAATGGTAAGATTCTTGACGGGGCCAGTAGCTTGTCTGGTAACCTGGGCGAAATATTCCTAGACAGCAACAAATTTGAAGGGACTCTCCCTAGAAATCTGTCTGGTAATAATATCCAAATCATGGATTTACATGATAACAAGATGTCCGGAGAACTCGACACTTCATTATGGATTCTTCCTTCATTGCAAGCATTGAGCCTTGCTAGTAATGGTTTAACTGGTGGCATTCATCCAGGAATTTGCACATTGACAAGTCTTCGGATGTTAGATCTGTCAGACAACTACTTTAGAGGGCGTATTCCAAACTGCAGCAGTACATCAGCTCTCGTGTTTCTGAGTGTATCTTGGAATTCCTTGTCGGGCCTCCCGGGTACCATTTTCAACAGTTCCTACATTGCAGTTTTGGATCTCAGCCATAACCAATTCACAGGCAACCTTGAGTGGACACAAAATCTTTCTGAAATCAGTGTACTTTTATTAAGTAGGAATAAGTTTGAGGGGCAGATCTCTTCAAATCTGTGTCATCTCCAACGCTTGAGTATAGTTGACATCTCACACAACATACTTTCAGGCTCCATACCACCTTGTATCGGTGGCATTCCATTTGAAGACCTTGATGCGTACGGTTGGCCCACAGCCGGTACTAGGTCCGGAGAGAATGACTTCTCATATAAGAGGCAATATGACCTCAAAGGCTTCACCTTCACAACTAAAGGGAATCCATACACATACGGAAGCAACTTCTTCATGTCGATGTCTGGCATCGACTTCTCTGGAAACATGCTATCAGGTGAAATTCCACAGGAGATAGGAAATTTGGGCTATGTCAAGTCTCTCAATTTGTCGCACAACTTCTTTACTGGAACGATTCCTGCAACCTTCGCAAACATGAGCAAGATCGAAAGCTTAGACCTATCAGAAAACAGGCTGAATGGATCAATACCATGGCAGTTAACGCGGCTATCATCGTTAGAGGTGTTCTCTGTGGCATACAACAACCTATCGGGATGTCTACCAGACTCTGGTCAGTTTGGCTCATTTGATATGGACAGTTACAAAGGGAACGACAACCTTAGATCATGCACTTCCAGCCAAGGTCCCGTGGTACAGAATGGTACGGTAGGAAATGCGGCTGATGATTCTGACCCAATCCTGTACGTCGTCAGTGCCGTTTCATTCGTCTTGGCATTTTGGGCCACTGTCACATTCATGTTCTGCCATTCGTTTGGACAGCGTGTTATTCTCAACCTGTAA